In Daucus carota subsp. sativus chromosome 4, DH1 v3.0, whole genome shotgun sequence, one DNA window encodes the following:
- the LOC108192316 gene encoding protein WUSCHEL produces MEAQQNNVHDQDGNNNNNMKAPSFLCRQTSTRWTPTSDQIRILKELYYNNGIRSPSADQIQRISARLRQYGKIEGKNVFYWFQNHKARERQKKRFTTSTANDHFMNISSAPTAAQPPSSFHRNINTLNPGHWRSTEDHSILYNTPYPPSYITHHSPGMIPSSSHAPPFAAVGHHMASYGYGSMAMEQSFRECSISPKDEDSSGISNNICPYPFLEMINSTLDEEEDEDGGDESREMATLPLFPMHGEEEYNFTSSSRGHFYGGWYPSDSFAGSSARASLELSLNSGGTS; encoded by the exons ATGGAAGCTCAGCAGAACAATGTCCATGATCAAGAtggcaacaacaacaacaacatgaaaGCCCCCAGCTTTCTGTGCAGGCAAACCAGCACAAGATGGACACCCACCAGTGATCAGATAAGAATCTTGAAAGAGCTCTACTATAACAATGGAATTAGGTCACCTTCTGCTGATCAGATCCAACGGATCTCGGCTCGTCTCCGGCAGTATGGGAAGATAGAAGGGAAGAATGTGTTCTACTGGTTCCAGAACCACAAAGCCCGCGAACGCCAGAAGAAGAGGTTCACTACTAGCACCGCCAATGATCATTTCATGAATATCTCATCAGCCCCCACAGCAGCACAACCGCCCAGCAGCTTCCACCGAAACATCAACACGCTGAATCCTGGCCACTGGAGATCCACCGAAGATCATTCCATTCTCTACAACACTCCCTACCCTCCCTCTTACATCACTCATCACTCCCCTG GGATGATTCCGTCTTCTTCTCATGCACCGCCGTTTGCTGCAGTTGGTCATCACATGGCAAGCTATGGCTACGGATCCATGGCTATGGAGCAAAGTTTTAGG GAATGTTCAATATCACCAAAAGACGAAGACAGCAGTGGAATCTCCAACAACATCTGTCCCTACCCATTTCTTGAGATGATCAACTCAACCCTAGACGAAGAAGAAGACGAGGACGGCGGAGATGAGTCCAGGGAGATGGCCACTCTTCCTCTTTTCCCCATGCATGGCGAGGAGGAGTACAATTTCACATCATCCAGCAGGGGTCACTTCTATGGTGGCTGGTATCCTTCTGATAGCTTTGCTGGTAGTTCAGCCAGGGCTTCCCTCGAGTTGAGCCTCAACTCCGGAGGAACTAGCTAA